The proteins below come from a single Papaver somniferum cultivar HN1 chromosome 11, ASM357369v1, whole genome shotgun sequence genomic window:
- the LOC113322577 gene encoding uncharacterized protein LOC113322577 isoform X3, whose translation MQILQNLDFVLYVGGHVWALDWCPRVHQKSDCDIKCEYLAVSAHPPESSYHKIGASLTGRGVIQIWCVLNVSGKEEDLPPLTKKKGKLGRPRKQIVTEESSSLVKKPRGRPRKTTITKPLKKAKGRPRKTPIIEDLSLSEDSDEVFLDSQTDEETDQASPPRRKRRGRQRKEAVMEESVAGADGDSQITQALAIPTENPTEKTVPPLKVYQRAKWRTDKKPVSKESVKNIDVNNQIAGALGVLIEKCTGITSLPLNKTKITSSPLNKTKRKLRRKTVTEDSIGDLDSGSMLSLALVPSDKATDRTSPPSTRTNLRSRRTKSRTSNNLAREKRSALTSDDELLDEPPGMLTNFGAKRHNDGEAELKFAETNIELQEEAQEECDLLINTFRKKRKRKEKGRDEIFIEGIRSTETAKLTEGQALTEGQALTEGQADESPLPVLPASGDCGQHSTALNQIEVTDGCLDSNKPDFQLPKDVLLPRLVLCLAHNGKVAWDVKWRPLNVDFESSEDMHRMGYLAVLLGNGSLEVWEVPSPSKIKALYASYQTDSTDPRFMKLAPVFKCSELKTGDRQSIPLTLEWSRASPHDLIVAGCHDGTVALWKFSPTGSPQDTQPLLRFSADNAPIRSLAWAPCGSDAESVNVIATAGHGGLRFWDLRDPYRPLWDLNPMRRTIYSVDWLPDPRCVIMSFDDGTLRILSLLKSANDVPVTGKPYAGTQQQGLHSLFCSSFPVWSVQASRLTGIVAYCSADGYVVHFQLTEKAVDKDPSRNKAPHFLCGSLTDEDAAVAVNTPLPGLPFPLKKSLNEWGDTPRSTRGFSSDFNHAKKAKDQPTSDDRRLVLREADNTSNCASELLVDSQKGKSIPKTKASKKKTSAADQTLAIREEAAENSDRGEENQMEEKQMEIDVFPSKIVALHGVRWNMNKGSERWLCYGGAAGIVRCQEVSTSFL comes from the exons ATGCAAATTCTTCAAAACCTCG ATTTTGTGTTATATGTTGGAGGACATGTTTGGGCGTTGGATTGGTGTCCTAGAGTTCATCAAAAATCCGATTGTGATATCAAGTGTGAG TATCTTGCTGTATCTGCTCATCCACCAGAATCTTCTTATCACAAGATAGGTGCTTCATTGACGGGCAGAGGTGTGATTCAAATATGGTGTGTTTTGAATGTTAGTGGGAAAGAGGAAGATTTGCCTCCATTGACCAAGAAAAAAGGTAAACTAGGAAGGCCAAGAAAGCAAATAGTCACTGAGGAAtcttcgtcacttgtaaagaagCCAAGAGGTAGACCAAGAAAGACAACAATTACAAAGCCATTGAAGAAGGCAAAAGGAAGACCAAGAAAGACCCCGATCATTGAGGACCTTAGTCTTTCAGAGGACAGTGACGAGGTGTTTCTGGATTCTCAAACGGACGAGGAAACTGACCAAGCTTCACCGCCTCGGAGAAAGAGAAGAGGAAGACAGAGAAAGGAAGCGGTTATGGAGGAATCTGTTGCTGGTGCAGATGGCGATAGTCAGATAACTCAAGCTCTTGCTATTCCGACAGAGAATCCAACAGAGAAAACAGTCCCACCATTGAAGGTTTATCAACGGGCAAAATGGAGAACGGATAAGAAACCAGTGTCTAAGGAATCTGTGAAGAATATAGATGTCAATAACCAGATTGCTGGGGCACTTGGAGTTCTGATTGAAAAGTGTACGGGCATAACATCTTTACCtttgaataaaacaaaaataacctCTTCACCTTTGAATAAAACAAAAAGGAAACTGAGAAGGAAAACAGTTACTGAGGATTCTATTGGTGACTTAGACAGTGGTAGCATGTTATCTCTGGCACTTGTTCCATCAGACAAGGCGACTGACAGAACTTCACCACCGTCGACAAGGACTAACTTAAGATCTAGAAGAACCAAAAGTAGAACTTCAAATAATTTGGCCAGAGAAAAAAGAAGTGCTCTAACTTCTGATGATGAATTATTAGATGAACCTCCTGGGATGTTAACTAATTTTGGGGCAAAGAGGCATAATGATGGAGAAGCGGAACTGAAATTCGCTGAAACTAATATTGAGTTACAGGAAGAAGCACAAGAAGAGTGTGATCTTCTCATTAATACATTCaggaagaagagaaaaaggaaagagaagggAAGGGATGAGATCTTTATTGAAGGTATTAGGTCTACTGAAACTGCTAAGTTGACAGAGGGACAAGCATTGACTGAGGGACAAGCATTGACTGAGGGACAAGCAGACGAATCACCCCTTCCAGTTTTGCCAGCATCTGGAGATTGCGGTCAACACTCAACGGCATTAAACCAGATAGAAGTTACTGATGGGTGCCTAGATTCTAACAAGCCTGATTTTCAGCTTCCAAAGGATGTTCTTTTGCCTAGACTTGTGTTATGTCTTGCGCACAATGGTAAAGTTGCATGGGATGTGAAATGGCGGCCTTTAAATGTTGATTTCGAGTCTTCTGAAGATATGCATCGCATGGGCTATCTTGCTGTATTGCTTGGAAATGGTTCCTTGGAAGT GTGGGAGGTTCCCTCTCCAAGTAAGATCAAAGCTTTATATGCTTCTTACCAAACCGACAGTACTGATCCTCGATTTATGAAACTTGCGCCAGTGTTCAAATGCTCGGAGTTGAAAACTGGGGACAGGCAAAG CATTCCCCTAACCTTGGAGTGGTCGCGTGCATCCCCCCATGATTTAATTGTAGCAGGCTGCCATGATGGAACT GTTGCTTTGTGGAAATTCTCTCCAACTGGTTCCCCTCAAG ATACCCAACCTTTGCTACGCTTCAGTGCAGATAATGCCCCTATAAGATCCCTTGCTTGGGCTCCCTGTGGTAG TGATGCAGAGAGTGTAAATGTAATTGCTACTGCTGGACATGGCGGCCTAAGGTTTTGGGACTTACG TGATCCATATCGCCCTCTATGGGACCTAAACCCGATGAGGAGAACCATATATAGTGTGGATTGGCTCCCAGATCCGAG GTGTGTCATTATGTCCTTCGATGATGGTACACTAAGGATTCTCAGCTTGTTGAAGTCTGCAAACGATGTTCCTGTCACTGGGAAGCCTTATGCAGGGACACAACAACAAGGACTGCATAGTTTATTCTGTTCATCATTTCCCGTCTGGAGTGTACAAGCCTCTAGACTGACAG GTATCGTTGCATATTGCAGTGCGGATGGTTATGTTGTTCATTTTCAG CTCACTGAAAAAGCGGTAGACAAAGATCCTTCACGGAACAAGGCTCCACATTTTCTTTGTGGGTCACTGACAGATGAAGACGCAGCAGTGGCGGTCAATACTCCATTACCTGGCCTTCCTTTCCCTCTGAAAAAGTCTTTGAATGAGTGGGGGGACACACCAAGATCGACTCGTGGTTTTTCATCAGATTTCAACCATGCAAAGAAAGCGAAAGATCAGCCAACATCAGATGATAGAAGACTTG TTTTACGGGAAGCCGACAATACCTCGAATTGCGCATCCGAATTGTTGGTGGATTCTCAAAAGGGAAAATCAATTCCTAAAACCAAAGCTTCCAAAAAGAAAACATCCGCTGCAGACCAAACTTTAGCAATCAGAGAAGAGGCTGCAGAGAATTCAGACAGAGGAGAAGAAAATCAAATGGAAGAAAAACAAATGGAAATTGATGTTTTTCCTTCCAAGATTGTAGCACTGCACGGAGTGAGATGGAACATGAACAAAGGGAGCGAAAGATGGTTGTGTTACGGAGGAGCTGCTGGAATTGTAAGGTGCCAAGAAGTTTCCACGAGTTTTCTCTAG
- the LOC113322577 gene encoding uncharacterized protein LOC113322577 isoform X5 has protein sequence MLEDMFGRWIGVLEFIKNPIVISSVSGKEEDLPPLTKKKGKLGRPRKQIVTEESSSLVKKPRGRPRKTTITKPLKKAKGRPRKTPIIEDLSLSEDSDEVFLDSQTDEETDQASPPRRKRRGRQRKEAVMEESVAGADGDSQITQALAIPTENPTEKTVPPLKVYQRAKWRTDKKPVSKESVKNIDVNNQIAGALGVLIEKCTGITSLPLNKTKITSSPLNKTKRKLRRKTVTEDSIGDLDSGSMLSLALVPSDKATDRTSPPSTRTNLRSRRTKSRTSNNLAREKRSALTSDDELLDEPPGMLTNFGAKRHNDGEAELKFAETNIELQEEAQEECDLLINTFRKKRKRKEKGRDEIFIEGIRSTETAKLTEGQALTEGQALTEGQADESPLPVLPASGDCGQHSTALNQIEVTDGCLDSNKPDFQLPKDVLLPRLVLCLAHNGKVAWDVKWRPLNVDFESSEDMHRMGYLAVLLGNGSLEVWEVPSPSKIKALYASYQTDSTDPRFMKLAPVFKCSELKTGDRQSIPLTLEWSRASPHDLIVAGCHDGTVALWKFSPTGSPQDTQPLLRFSADNAPIRSLAWAPCGSDAESVNVIATAGHGGLRFWDLRDPYRPLWDLNPMRRTIYSVDWLPDPRCVIMSFDDGTLRILSLLKSANDVPVTGKPYAGTQQQGLHSLFCSSFPVWSVQASRLTGIVAYCSADGYVVHFQLTEKAVDKDPSRNKAPHFLCGSLTDEDAAVAVNTPLPGLPFPLKKSLNEWGDTPRSTRGFSSDFNHAKKAKDQPTSDDRRLVLREADNTSNCASELLVDSQKGKSIPKTKASKKKTSAADQTLAIREEAAENSDRGEENQMEEKQMEIDVFPSKIVALHGVRWNMNKGSERWLCYGGAAGIVRCQEVSTSFL, from the exons ATGTTGGAGGACATGTTTGGGCGTTGGATTGGTGTCCTAGAGTTCATCAAAAATCCGATTGTGATATCAAGTGTGAG TGGGAAAGAGGAAGATTTGCCTCCATTGACCAAGAAAAAAGGTAAACTAGGAAGGCCAAGAAAGCAAATAGTCACTGAGGAAtcttcgtcacttgtaaagaagCCAAGAGGTAGACCAAGAAAGACAACAATTACAAAGCCATTGAAGAAGGCAAAAGGAAGACCAAGAAAGACCCCGATCATTGAGGACCTTAGTCTTTCAGAGGACAGTGACGAGGTGTTTCTGGATTCTCAAACGGACGAGGAAACTGACCAAGCTTCACCGCCTCGGAGAAAGAGAAGAGGAAGACAGAGAAAGGAAGCGGTTATGGAGGAATCTGTTGCTGGTGCAGATGGCGATAGTCAGATAACTCAAGCTCTTGCTATTCCGACAGAGAATCCAACAGAGAAAACAGTCCCACCATTGAAGGTTTATCAACGGGCAAAATGGAGAACGGATAAGAAACCAGTGTCTAAGGAATCTGTGAAGAATATAGATGTCAATAACCAGATTGCTGGGGCACTTGGAGTTCTGATTGAAAAGTGTACGGGCATAACATCTTTACCtttgaataaaacaaaaataacctCTTCACCTTTGAATAAAACAAAAAGGAAACTGAGAAGGAAAACAGTTACTGAGGATTCTATTGGTGACTTAGACAGTGGTAGCATGTTATCTCTGGCACTTGTTCCATCAGACAAGGCGACTGACAGAACTTCACCACCGTCGACAAGGACTAACTTAAGATCTAGAAGAACCAAAAGTAGAACTTCAAATAATTTGGCCAGAGAAAAAAGAAGTGCTCTAACTTCTGATGATGAATTATTAGATGAACCTCCTGGGATGTTAACTAATTTTGGGGCAAAGAGGCATAATGATGGAGAAGCGGAACTGAAATTCGCTGAAACTAATATTGAGTTACAGGAAGAAGCACAAGAAGAGTGTGATCTTCTCATTAATACATTCaggaagaagagaaaaaggaaagagaagggAAGGGATGAGATCTTTATTGAAGGTATTAGGTCTACTGAAACTGCTAAGTTGACAGAGGGACAAGCATTGACTGAGGGACAAGCATTGACTGAGGGACAAGCAGACGAATCACCCCTTCCAGTTTTGCCAGCATCTGGAGATTGCGGTCAACACTCAACGGCATTAAACCAGATAGAAGTTACTGATGGGTGCCTAGATTCTAACAAGCCTGATTTTCAGCTTCCAAAGGATGTTCTTTTGCCTAGACTTGTGTTATGTCTTGCGCACAATGGTAAAGTTGCATGGGATGTGAAATGGCGGCCTTTAAATGTTGATTTCGAGTCTTCTGAAGATATGCATCGCATGGGCTATCTTGCTGTATTGCTTGGAAATGGTTCCTTGGAAGT GTGGGAGGTTCCCTCTCCAAGTAAGATCAAAGCTTTATATGCTTCTTACCAAACCGACAGTACTGATCCTCGATTTATGAAACTTGCGCCAGTGTTCAAATGCTCGGAGTTGAAAACTGGGGACAGGCAAAG CATTCCCCTAACCTTGGAGTGGTCGCGTGCATCCCCCCATGATTTAATTGTAGCAGGCTGCCATGATGGAACT GTTGCTTTGTGGAAATTCTCTCCAACTGGTTCCCCTCAAG ATACCCAACCTTTGCTACGCTTCAGTGCAGATAATGCCCCTATAAGATCCCTTGCTTGGGCTCCCTGTGGTAG TGATGCAGAGAGTGTAAATGTAATTGCTACTGCTGGACATGGCGGCCTAAGGTTTTGGGACTTACG TGATCCATATCGCCCTCTATGGGACCTAAACCCGATGAGGAGAACCATATATAGTGTGGATTGGCTCCCAGATCCGAG GTGTGTCATTATGTCCTTCGATGATGGTACACTAAGGATTCTCAGCTTGTTGAAGTCTGCAAACGATGTTCCTGTCACTGGGAAGCCTTATGCAGGGACACAACAACAAGGACTGCATAGTTTATTCTGTTCATCATTTCCCGTCTGGAGTGTACAAGCCTCTAGACTGACAG GTATCGTTGCATATTGCAGTGCGGATGGTTATGTTGTTCATTTTCAG CTCACTGAAAAAGCGGTAGACAAAGATCCTTCACGGAACAAGGCTCCACATTTTCTTTGTGGGTCACTGACAGATGAAGACGCAGCAGTGGCGGTCAATACTCCATTACCTGGCCTTCCTTTCCCTCTGAAAAAGTCTTTGAATGAGTGGGGGGACACACCAAGATCGACTCGTGGTTTTTCATCAGATTTCAACCATGCAAAGAAAGCGAAAGATCAGCCAACATCAGATGATAGAAGACTTG TTTTACGGGAAGCCGACAATACCTCGAATTGCGCATCCGAATTGTTGGTGGATTCTCAAAAGGGAAAATCAATTCCTAAAACCAAAGCTTCCAAAAAGAAAACATCCGCTGCAGACCAAACTTTAGCAATCAGAGAAGAGGCTGCAGAGAATTCAGACAGAGGAGAAGAAAATCAAATGGAAGAAAAACAAATGGAAATTGATGTTTTTCCTTCCAAGATTGTAGCACTGCACGGAGTGAGATGGAACATGAACAAAGGGAGCGAAAGATGGTTGTGTTACGGAGGAGCTGCTGGAATTGTAAGGTGCCAAGAAGTTTCCACGAGTTTTCTCTAG